One region of Quercus lobata isolate SW786 chromosome 2, ValleyOak3.0 Primary Assembly, whole genome shotgun sequence genomic DNA includes:
- the LOC115971746 gene encoding uncharacterized protein LOC115971746 — translation MRWFDGLKPNSVNYFKQLTQAFGSCFITSSRVPRPLDSLLSLSMREGETLKAYSNRYWEMYNEIEGNYDDVAISTFKRGLPIEHGLRKSLTEKPVTNVRQLIDRIDKYKKVEEVQMASDPTKRNQNLYCQYHQELGHTTDDCRNLKNHSDQLVREGKLRHLLHHSNGRQEQTNVEARQSTLRSPIGTINVVLAAPGRIGSQPFRVMSVARFPAEVDDRESKRAKGMASPMLGFSDEDKVGTI, via the exons atgagatggtttgatggcctCAAGCCGAACTCCGTAAATTACTTTAAGCAGCTAACACAGGCCTTTGGCTCTTGCTTCATCACGAGCAGTAGGGTTCCACGGCCCTTGGATTCCCTCCTGTCCTTATCCATGCGAGAAGGGGAGACCCTGAAGGCCTACTCGAataggtactgggagatgtataatgagatagagggCAATTATGATGACGTTGCCATCAGTACCTTCAAGAGAGGACTACCGATCGAGCACGGTTTAAGGAAATCGCTGACCGAGAAACCGGTCACCAACGTGCGCCAGCTCATAGACCGAATCGACAAGTACAAGAAGGTCGAAGAGGTCCA GATGGCAAGTGACCCCACAAAACGCAACCAGAACCTATACTGTCAGTACCACCAAGAACTGGGGCACACCACCGATGACTGTAGAAATCTGAAAAACCACTCGGACCAGCTGGTCCGAGAGGGAAAGTTAAGACATCTCTTGCATCATTCTAATGGCCGACAAGAACAGACGAACGTTGAGGCAAGGCAAAGCACCTTGAGATCGCCTATTGGCACGATAAATGTCGTTCTTGCCGCTCCAGGAAGAATCGGCTCCCAACCTTTCAGAGTGATGTCAGTGGCCCGATTCCCCGCCGAGGTTGACGATCGTGAGTCTAAGAGGGCTAAGGGGATGGCCTCGCCCATGCTcggattctcggatgaggataaggttGGAACTATCTAG
- the LOC115978322 gene encoding uncharacterized protein LOC115978322, with protein MEVRKITKSERVIEERNHEDGSTGHIILFTAGTLALLMACVKCAMLTLLVEQWRAWVFLVLNLVLLAILFTSTRSEEASKETQQCSNNVAMKDERNKNNKSHCCTWSAPEVEERTIECKEIVHREKIISGGNNEPEEKVEDDAEIPRLSKEELNERVETFIAMFRQHLVSDAKKGRTQFFDKSERAKTLNFQRVAKSNINLTSPLQGVKCLNVEVKG; from the coding sequence atggAGGTGAGGAAGATCACAAAGAGTGAGAGAGTAATAGAAGAGAGAAACCATGAAGATGGTAGTACTGGTCACATAATTTTGTTTACAGCTGGAACACTAGCTCTCCTAATGGCATGTGTAAAATGTGCTATGCTAACTTTACTGGTCGAGCAATGGCGTGCATGGGTTTTTCTAGTGCTCAACCTTGTTCTCTTAGCCATTCTTTTCACATCTACACGGTCTGAGGAGGCCTCCAAAGAAACCCAACAATGCAGTAACAATGTGGCAATGAAGGACGAAAGGAACAAGAATAATAAGAGTCATTGTTGTACATGGTCAGCACCAGAAGTTGAAGAACGTACAATAGAGTGCAAGGAGATTGTACATAGAGAGAAAATTATTAGTGGAGGGAACAATGAGCCAGAAGAGAAAGTTGAAGACGATGCTGAGATTCCAAGGCTGTCAAAGGAGGAGCTGAATGAGAGAGTGGAAACTTTCATTGCTATGTTTAGGCAGCATTTGGTTTCAGATGCTAAGAAAGGTAGAACCCAGTTTTTTGACAAGTCAGAAAGAGCtaaaactttgaattttcaaagGGTGGCTAAGTCTAACATTAACTTGACCTCTCCTCTCCAAGGGGTCAAGTGTTTAAATGTAGAAGTTAAGGGGTGA